A part of Melittangium boletus DSM 14713 genomic DNA contains:
- a CDS encoding DEAD/DEAH box helicase, giving the protein MSTTFAQLGLSPEALDAVRRARFSAPTPIQAKAIPPALEGQDVIGCAATGTGKTAAYVLPLVERFAGQEGTLGLVLAPTRELVQQISETVRFFGDSRGVSHAVVIGGEDMAAQARVLEARPTLVLATPGRLVDLLRSHLVEFTQLRALVLDEADRMLDMGFQEQLERILSALPRKRQTLLFSATLGPEVSAFAREELHKPVRVEVTRSGTPAERAEQRLYVVKPEEKGALLLTLLARDEETALVFAGTKERADKVHKALQRAGLRCGVLHADRTQNQRNQALQAFRDGTYRCLVATDIAARGLDVEDVGHVINYDLPHAPEDYVHRIGRTARASASGRASTFVTSKDRQMTEKIERVMRSNIPRGEVPREDPIFQAEMARRDAAQKDPGPPQKDHGVKKAQATGRHAQTHKKGAGAKKQPKA; this is encoded by the coding sequence GTGAGCACGACCTTCGCCCAGCTCGGCCTGTCCCCAGAAGCCCTCGACGCGGTGCGTCGCGCGCGCTTTTCCGCGCCCACGCCCATCCAGGCGAAGGCGATTCCCCCGGCGCTGGAGGGCCAGGACGTCATCGGCTGCGCCGCCACGGGGACAGGGAAGACGGCCGCGTACGTGCTCCCGCTGGTGGAGCGCTTCGCGGGTCAGGAGGGGACGCTCGGCTTGGTGCTGGCGCCCACGCGGGAGCTGGTGCAGCAGATTTCCGAGACGGTGCGCTTCTTCGGCGACTCACGCGGCGTGTCGCACGCGGTGGTCATTGGCGGCGAGGACATGGCGGCGCAGGCCCGGGTGCTCGAGGCCCGGCCCACGTTGGTGCTGGCCACGCCCGGGCGGCTGGTGGACCTGCTGCGCTCGCACCTCGTGGAGTTCACTCAGCTGCGGGCGCTGGTGCTCGACGAGGCGGATCGGATGCTCGACATGGGCTTCCAGGAACAGCTCGAGCGGATCCTCTCGGCGCTGCCCCGGAAACGGCAGACGCTCCTGTTCTCCGCGACGTTGGGCCCGGAGGTGAGCGCCTTCGCCCGGGAGGAGCTTCACAAACCGGTGCGGGTGGAGGTGACGCGCAGTGGCACGCCCGCCGAGCGCGCCGAGCAACGGCTGTACGTGGTGAAGCCCGAGGAGAAGGGGGCGCTCCTGCTCACCTTGCTGGCGCGGGACGAGGAAACGGCGCTGGTGTTCGCGGGGACGAAGGAGCGGGCGGACAAGGTGCACAAGGCGTTGCAGCGGGCGGGGCTCCGGTGCGGGGTGCTGCACGCGGACCGGACGCAGAACCAGCGCAACCAGGCGCTCCAGGCGTTCCGGGACGGCACCTACCGCTGCCTGGTGGCCACGGACATCGCGGCGCGAGGGTTGGACGTGGAGGACGTGGGCCACGTCATCAACTACGACCTGCCGCACGCGCCGGAGGACTACGTGCATCGGATTGGCCGGACGGCACGGGCCTCGGCGAGCGGGCGGGCGTCCACCTTCGTGACGTCGAAGGATCGGCAGATGACGGAGAAGATCGAGCGGGTGATGCGCTCGAACATTCCTCGGGGAGAGGTGCCGCGCGAGGACCCCATCTTCCAGGCGGAGATGGCGCGGCGCGACGCGGCCCAGAAGGATCCTGGACCTCCCCAGAAGGACCACGGCGTGAAGAAGGCCCAGGCGACTGGGCGGCATGCGCAGACGCACAAGAAGGGCGCTGGCGCCAAGAAGCAGCCCAAGGCGTGA
- a CDS encoding DHA2 family efflux MFS transporter permease subunit has protein sequence MNRDSSKWLVTLSVTFGTLMGAIDSSIVNVAMPQLRSAVGATVQEITWTTTGFALATVMVMPLTAFLGRLFGQKRVYLACLGLFVVGSFLCGLAWNLPSLVLFRALQGFGAGALQPTEQAILRQTFPPKEQGMAMALFSMAVMVGPAIGPTLGGYIVDNFHWSWIFFINVPVGILGFFMVARFVREPEDVLIANRLEGEKQRENLDWQGILLLCVGLAALQYLLEEGQTNDWFESAEIVVCALVAGICLVAFVIRELTAVAPVVNLRLFKDPIFASGTVLSALMFSILMASMFLLPMFMQELLGFTATQSGLALMPRTLLMLAIMPIIGRVYTRFPPQLFISVGLAITGLGVYQMSHFNLDTGTHNIIAAILMQGLGFSMMLVPLSTVALSRIPRHRLPDATGLNSLLRQIGGSIGLAMFATLLSRYGTQATAALSVHLTPTRPEVMERLAQLRGGFMARGMDFTAAQETALRMLSGLTARQGLVLAFDKLFLLAALLFLLVLPLVLFLKAPPRSDGPHETPHIDVEI, from the coding sequence ATGAATCGGGATTCATCGAAATGGCTCGTCACGCTGTCGGTGACGTTCGGCACCCTCATGGGCGCCATCGACTCGTCCATCGTCAACGTGGCCATGCCCCAGCTGCGCAGCGCCGTGGGGGCCACGGTGCAGGAAATCACCTGGACCACCACGGGCTTCGCGCTCGCCACGGTGATGGTGATGCCGCTCACGGCCTTCCTCGGCCGGCTCTTCGGCCAGAAGCGCGTGTACCTGGCGTGCCTGGGACTCTTCGTGGTGGGCTCGTTCCTCTGCGGGCTCGCGTGGAACCTGCCCTCGCTGGTGCTCTTCCGGGCGCTGCAGGGGTTTGGGGCCGGAGCGCTCCAGCCCACCGAGCAGGCCATCCTCCGGCAGACGTTCCCGCCCAAGGAGCAGGGCATGGCCATGGCGCTCTTCTCCATGGCGGTGATGGTGGGGCCGGCCATCGGACCCACGCTCGGGGGCTACATCGTCGACAACTTCCACTGGTCGTGGATCTTCTTCATCAACGTGCCCGTGGGCATCCTCGGCTTCTTCATGGTGGCGCGCTTCGTGCGCGAGCCGGAGGACGTGCTCATCGCCAACCGCCTCGAGGGCGAGAAGCAGCGCGAGAACCTGGACTGGCAGGGCATCCTCCTGCTGTGCGTGGGGCTGGCGGCGCTGCAGTACCTGCTGGAGGAGGGCCAGACGAACGACTGGTTCGAGTCCGCGGAGATCGTCGTGTGCGCGCTGGTGGCGGGCATCTGCCTCGTCGCCTTCGTCATCCGCGAGCTCACCGCCGTGGCGCCCGTGGTCAACCTGCGCCTGTTCAAGGATCCCATCTTCGCCTCGGGCACGGTGCTCAGCGCGCTGATGTTCTCCATCCTCATGGCGAGCATGTTCCTGCTGCCCATGTTCATGCAGGAGCTGCTGGGCTTCACCGCCACGCAGTCGGGGCTCGCGCTGATGCCACGCACGCTGCTGATGCTCGCGATCATGCCCATCATCGGGCGCGTCTATACGCGCTTTCCGCCGCAGCTCTTCATCTCGGTGGGGCTGGCCATCACGGGCCTGGGCGTCTACCAGATGAGCCACTTCAACCTGGACACCGGTACCCATAACATCATCGCCGCCATCCTGATGCAGGGCCTGGGCTTCTCGATGATGCTCGTGCCCCTGTCCACGGTGGCGCTCTCGCGAATTCCCCGCCACCGGCTGCCGGATGCCACGGGGCTCAACTCGCTCTTGCGCCAGATTGGCGGCTCCATCGGGCTGGCCATGTTCGCGACGCTGCTGTCGCGCTACGGCACCCAGGCCACGGCGGCGCTCTCCGTCCACCTGACGCCCACCCGCCCCGAGGTGATGGAGCGGCTGGCCCAGTTGCGCGGCGGCTTCATGGCGCGGGGCATGGATTTCACCGCCGCCCAGGAGACCGCGCTGCGGATGCTCTCGGGCCTCACCGCGCGCCAGGGCCTGGTGCTCGCCTTCGACAAGCTCTTCCTGCTCGCGGCCCTGCTCTTCCTGCTGGTGCTGCCGCTCGTGCTCTTCCTCAAGGCGCCGCCGCGAAGCGACGGGCCGCATGAAACCCCTCATATCGACGTGGAGATCTGA